One Aegilops tauschii subsp. strangulata cultivar AL8/78 chromosome 7, Aet v6.0, whole genome shotgun sequence genomic window carries:
- the LOC109748461 gene encoding enoyl-[acyl-carrier-protein] reductase [NADH] 1, chloroplastic, producing the protein MAPCATAGAQMLAARPCVSASQSMLASRAAVSRIDLALGASSFASCPRISCSRSLGSSRSSPVAVRAVSGEGSSSGLPIDLRGKRAFIAGVADDNGYGWAIAKALAASGAEILVGTWVPALNIFETSLRRGKFDESRKLPDGSLMEIVKVYPLDAVYDSPEDVPEDVKTNKRYAGSSNWTVKEAAELVKKEYGSIDILVHSLANGPEVTKPLLETSRSGYLAAISASSYSFVSLLKHFLPIMNPGGASISLTYIASERTIPGYGGGMSSAKAALESDTKVLAFEAGRKGKIRVNTISAGPLGSRAAKAIGFIEKMIEYSYVNAPLQKELLADEVGNTAAFLVSPLASAITGSTVYVDNGLNTMGLAVDSPTVSSLL; encoded by the exons ATGGCCCCTTGTGCAACTGCCGGCGCGCAGATGCTGGCCGCACGCCCCTGCGTCTCGGCCTCTCAGAGCATGCTCGCCTCGAGGGCGGCCGTCTCACGGATCGACCTGGCGCTCGGCGCTAGTAGCTTTGCAAGCTGTCCCAGAATCTCCTGCTCCAGGTCTCTCGGTTCTTCCAGGAGCAGCCCTGTCGCCGTAAGAGCGGTGTCAGGAGAAGGTAGCTCTTCTGGGCTGCCCATCGATCTTAGAG GGAAAAGGGCATTTATTGCTGGGGTTGCTGATGATAACGGCTATGGCTGGGCAATTGCGAAGGCTCTTGCCGCATCTGGTGCTGAAATTCTTGTTGGTACATGGGTGCCT GCACTTAACATATTTGAGACAAGCCTGAGGCGCGGAAAATTTGACGAATCACGAAA GCTGCCTGATGGATCTCTTATGGAGATTGTTAAAGTTTACCCACTGGATGCTGTCTATGATTCCCCGGAGGATGTTCCTGAAGAT GTCAAAACAAACAAAAGGTATGCAGGATCGTCAAATTGGACTGTGAAG GAAGCTGCCGAATTAGTTAAGAAGGAATATGGCAGCATTGACATTCTTGTGCATTCTCTTGCTAATGGTCCTGAG GTTACAAAACCTTTGCTGGAAACCTCAAGAAGTGGGTATCTTGCTGCAATTTCGGCATCCAGTTACTCCTTTGTTTCTTTACTTAAGCACTTCCTTCCTATCATGAATCCAG GGGGTGCTAGTATCTCGCTAACATACATTGCATCTGAAAGGACAATCCCTGG ATATGGCGGTGGCATGAGCTCAGCTAAAGCAGCTCTTGAGAGTGATACAAAA GTACTTGCTTTTGAAGCTGGACGCAAAGGCAAAATCCGAGTTAACACCATATCTGCAG GTCCTCTGGGAAGCAGAGCAGCCAAGGCAATTGGATTCATTGAGAAGATGATCGAGTACTCTTATGTCAATGCACCATTGCAGAAGGAGCTTCTGGCAG ATGAAGTCGGGAACACAGCAGCATTCCTGGTGTCTCCTTTGGCTTCCGCCATCACTGGATCGACTGTTTACGTCGACAACGGACTGAACACCATGGGTCTTGCGGTTGACAGCCCCACAGTATCTTCGTTGTTGTGA
- the LOC109748459 gene encoding protein S-acyltransferase 18: protein MAWPRRHGWQLPLHPLQLVGAGVFAVLVTAFYVVLGPYLGSTVAGNTLLALFSLSAAATAALYVRCTAVDPSDRTHAKKVKRQRNLARGGGRRLPRLRYGYILWRYAARLLKRVEVRVMNRWVRRSYLEQWNSSVQLDPMLPFAFTSLEDIVSPHATDDQDISYCPICDCEVKLRSKHCKTCDRCVDGFDHHCRWLNNCIGRRNYAAFIMLMLFVLLMLVIEGGTAAAVFIRCFIDSKGLKTEMEHRLHVRLPKGAHAALSMVFVIFTLYSTAALGQLFFFHVLLIRKGMRTYDYILAMREAAQAYDPFDDSDFSSDESIDFDSPERPSFLSRILCRKDEVNESTRKLSIRIDEKEANDATRRKDDVSINPWTLITMNKDKAMAAAERARERIRQKLPSTAISPMKPLPLETKRGPLNQERRSIMTGKENQERRTSMTGKEIVPVLTKSWLSGSPTARLSSPRRRFSGSSSPKPQRCRANFDSRLTEVSRELDAHVSKQVMCPVVMTGAEDEGSSS, encoded by the exons ATGGCCTGGCCCCGGCGGCACGGCTGGCAGCTTCCCCTCCACCCGCTCCAG CTCGTGGGCGCGGGGGTGTTTGCCGTCCTCGTCACGGCGTTCTACGTCGTCCTCGGGCCCTACCTCGGCAGCACCGTCGCCGGCAACACCCTCCTCGCGCTCTTCTCCCTCTCG GCCGCCGCCACCGCGGCTCTCTACGTGCGCTGCACCGCAGTCGACCCCTCCGACCGGACCCACGCCAAGAAGGTGAAGAGGCAGCGCAATCTCGCCAGGGGCGGCGGGCGGAGGCTGCCGAGGCTGCGCTACGGGTACATCCTGTGGCGGTACGCGGCGCGGCTGCTCAAGAGGGTCGAGGTCCGCGTCATGAACCGCTGGGTGCGGAGGAGCTACCTCGAGCAGTGGAACTCCAGCGTCCAGCTCGACCCCATGCTCCCCTTTGCCTTCACCAGCCTCGAAGACATCGTCTCGCCGCACGCCACCGACGACCAGGACATCTCATACTGCCCAATCTGCGACTGCGAG GTGAAATTGCGCAGCAAGCACTGCAAAACTTGTGACCGGTGTGTTGATGGATTTGATCACCACTGCAGG TGGCTCAACAATTGCATAGGGAGAAGGAACTATGCAGCATTTATCATGCTAATGCTCTTTGTTTTGCTGATG CTTGTTATTGAGGGGGGAACAGCGGCTGCGGTTTTTATTCGCTGCTTCATCGATAGCAAAGGGTTGAAAACAGAAATGGAGCACAGGCTTCACGTAAGGCTACCTAAAGGAGCTCACGCAGCATTATCT ATGGTATTTGTCATCTTCACTTTGTACAGTACTGCAGCATTGGGTCAGCTCTTCTTTTTCCATGTTCTGCTCATTAGAAAG GGAATGAGGACATACGATTACATCCTTGCTATGCGAGAAGCTGCACAAGCATATGATCCTTTTGATGACTCTGATTTTTCCTCGGACGAGAGCATTGACTTCGACTCTCCAGAAAGGCCATCGTTCTTGTCAAGGATCTTATGCAGAAAAGATGAAGTGAATGAG AGTACCCGAAAGCTGTCGATTAGGATCGACGAGAAGGAGGCcaatgatgcaacaagaaggaaGGATGACGTCTCGATCAACCCATGGACGTTGATCACTATGAACAAGGACAAAGCAATGGCAGCCGCTGAGCGCGCTCGTGAGCGAATCAGGCAGAAGTTGCCATCCACGGCCATCTCCCCGATGAAACCATTGCCATTGGAGACAAAGAGAGGTCCTTTGAACCAGGAGAGAAGATCCATCATGACAGGGAAGGAGAACCAGGAGAGAAGAACCAGCATGACAGGGAAGGAGATCGTGCCTGTCCTCACAAAGAGCTGGCTGTCAGGATCACCAACTGCAAGGTTGTCGAGCCCAAGAAGACGGTTCTCAGGGTCATCGTCACCCAAACCTCAGAGGTGCAGGGCCAACTTCGACTCGAGACTAACAGAGGTGTCAAGAGAGCTTGATGCCCACGTCTCGAAGCAGGTCATGTGTCCTGTTGTCATGACGGGCGCCGAAGATGAAGGTTCTTCATCATAA
- the LOC109748462 gene encoding UDP-glycosyltransferase 75C1-like: MERSSATPHFLFVTTPMQGHINPARRLAARVMASMPGARVTFSTAVGGHRLMFPSLATPDEETVDDAGVLYAPYSDGFDEGFRPEVHGMATYKERARAVGRETLSAVVAGLAARGRPVTRMVYAFLVGWAPHVARVHGIPAALYWIQPAAVFAVYYHYFHGHEALIASCANDADPDAAIELPGLPPLRSSALPSIVCITSPEHPHYLLLDMMRDLFLVLDEYKPKVLVNTFDALEPSALRAVAQFELVAVGPVVPDEASPSSTDLFRRDDGKGCMEWLDTKPARSVVYVSFGSILSMSKRQEEETRRGLEATGRPYLWVARKGAGECATLNGGDDDGVRAQGVVMEWCDQVKVLSHPAVGCFVTHCGWNSTLESVTSGVPMVAVPQWTDQPTVAWLVEARMGVGVRARADGEGAVDRGELQRCVETVMGDGEAALGIRAQADLWRWRAEQAIVGGGTSESNLRAFASELCSDVNDARGEHVT; encoded by the coding sequence ctcgccgcccgagTGATGGCGTCGATGCCGGGCGCGCGCGTCACTTTCTCCACCGCCGTTGGAGGCCACCGGCTCATGTTCCCCTCCCTAGCGACCCCCGACGAAGAGACCGTCGACGACGCCGGCGTGCTGTACGCCCCCTACTCCGACGGCTTCGACGAGGGGTTCAGGCCCGAGGTGCACGGCATGGCCACCTACAAGGAGCGCGCGCGCGCCGTGGGGCGCGAGACGCTCTCCGCCGTCGTCGCCGGCCTCGCCGCGCGGGGCCGCCCCGTGACGCGCATGGTCTATGCCTTCCTCGTGGGGTGGGCACCCCACGTCGCGCGCGTGCACGGGATCCCCGCGGCGCTCTACTGGATCCAGCCGGCCGCCGTGTTCGCCGTGTACTACCACTACTTCCACGGCCACGAAGCTCTCATCGCTTCCTGCGCCAACGATGCTGACCCCGACGCCGCCATCGAGCTGCCGGGACTACCGCCTCTCAGGTCCAGCGCACTCCCGTCGATCGTGTGTATCACCTCGCCGGAGCACCCGCACTACCTGCTGCTGGACATGATGCGCGATCTCTTCTTGGTGCTCGACGAGTACAAGCCCAAGGTGCTCGTCAACACTTTCGACGCGCTGGAGCCCAGCGCGCTCCGCGCAGTCGCGCAgttcgagctcgtcgccgtcggGCCGGTGGTGCCGGACGAGGCATCTCCATCGAGCACGGACCTGTTCCGGCGCGACGACGGGAAGGGGTGCATGGAGTGGCTGGACACGAAGCCGGCACGGTCCGTGGTGTACGTCTCATTCGGGAGCATCCTTTCAATGAGCAAGCGGCAGGAGGAGGAGACGAGGCGCGGCCTGGAGGCGACCGGCCGGCCGTACCTGTGGGTGGCACGCAAGGGCGCCGGTGAATGCGCGACCTTGaacggcggcgacgacgacggagTGCGCGCGCAAGGGGTGGTGATGGAATGGTGCGACCAGGTGAAGGTGCTGTCGCACCCGGCGGTGGGCTGCTTCGTGACGCACTGCGGGTGGAACTCGACGCTGGAGAGCGTCACGAGCGGCGTGCCGATGGTGGCCGTGCCGCAGTGGACGGACCAGCCGACGGTGGCGTGGCTGGTGGAGGCGCGCATGGGCGTCGGCGTGCGCGCCCGGGCGGACGGCGAGGGCGCGGTGGACCGAGGCGAGCTGCAGCGGTGCGTGGAGACGGTCATGGGCGACGGGGAGGCCGCGTTGGGGATCCGGGCTCAGGCGGACCTCTGGAGGTGGCGGGCCGAGCAAGCGATCGTCGGCGGCGGGACGTCGGAGAGTAACTTACGTGCGTTCGCGTCGGAGCTGTGCTCTGACGTGAACGATGCACGAGGAGAGCACGTGACGTAA